In a single window of the Montipora capricornis isolate CH-2021 chromosome 11, ASM3666992v2, whole genome shotgun sequence genome:
- the LOC138023721 gene encoding uncharacterized protein: MDWLVFGGKIAATIAAKMALNAVVPGASAAVDFTQAGYDFGQGNVAGGLINVASGLVDISTLGASGAVKDVMKESAKKAGVETAKELAKEAEKEAARKVGQELGKQLAKGMVKEGGKEAAIQAAKAAAYEAGKKATKEVGQQISKEFARGVVTEAVEEAWKEGTKITAKKLVHYSAIKVISSVKF, translated from the coding sequence ATGGACTGGTTAGTCTTTGGAGGTAAAATAGCAGCAACTATTGCCGCAAAAATGGCACTTAACGCTGTAGTACCTGGGGCTAGCGCAGCTGTCGATTTCACTCAAGCAGGATATGATTTTGGCCAAGGTAATGTAGCCGGAGGTCTAATTAACGTGGCGTCAGGATTGGTTGACATTAGTACGCTTGGGGCTTCAGGCGCTGTTAAAGATGTAATGAAAGAAAGTGCAAAGAAAGCTGGCGTGGAAACTGCAAAAGAATTGGCGAAGGAGGCCGAGAAGGAAGCAGCACGAAAGGTTGGTCAAGAACTTGGCAAACAGTTGGCAAAAGGAATGGTGAAAGAAGGAGGAAAAGAGGCTGCTATTCAAGCTGCAAAGGCGGCAGCTTATGAAGCTGGTAAAAAAGCAACCAAAGAAGTGGGTCAGCAGATTTCTAAAGAATTTGCAAGAGGAGTAGTCACAGAAGCAGTTGAAGAAGCGTGGAAAGAGGGTACTAAGATAACTGCCAAGAAGCTTGTACATTATTCTGCGATAAAAGTAATTTCCTCCGTGAAATTTTAG